A window of Streptomyces sp. NBC_01689 genomic DNA:
GCCGGCTCGGCGCTCCCAGTCATCGGTCCGTCCTCGTCCGCCTGTCATCAGGTGACCACAGCAAGAATGCGCTTCGGCGGCACGCGCCCGCACCTCGGCGTCTCCCGCGCCGCTCGCCTTTCGTTGGCCTTGGTTTCACTCAGCCGTACTTGGTTCGATCCAGCGCGAAAGATACCGTGCCCGCGCCCCCGCGAGGAGACCCGGGAGGATGTCACCGAACGGCTCCCCGCCGATGCGGCCCGCGTCCCCCGTGTGACGGAGGGATTCCGCCACCCCCCACGACGGCGTGTGACGCGAGGGGCGCGGGCGGTCCGTGCCGCGAGGGGGCACGGACCGCCCGTGCCACGACGGGTCATGAGTGGCCTGCGCCCCGGTAGGTCACGGGTGGCCCGTGCCGTGGTGGGTCCCCCGCGTCGCGCGAGCGACGCGCCGGGCCACGGGACGGCATCGCGCGACGGGTCAGGAGCCCGGTGCGGGCCTCAGCGCCTCCGCGGCGGCGGACGCCACCGCCTCGGCGACCACGGCGAGTGCCGGGAAGTCGAGCTTCCACTGCTGCCAGTACAGCGGGACGTCGACGGGCACGTCCGGGGCGAGGCCGACCAGCCGCCCGGCGCGCAGCAGCGGCCCGGCCTGCGCCTCGGGCACCATGCCCCAGCCGAGCCCGGCGGCGACGGCCTCGACGAACCCCTCCGAGGTGGGCACGGAATGCCGCAGCGGGCTCGCCCCGCGGCCGCCGAGCAGCCGCGCGGCGAAGTCGTCCTGGAAGTCGTCGTTCCGGTCGAAGACCACCACCGGAGCCTCGGCGAGCAGTTCGCGCAGGGCCGTGTCCGCTTCCGCGGTGCCCGTCCCCGTGTGCTCCGGCACCGCCTTCCCCGTCCGTGCGCCGAGCCGGTGGCCGGCGAAGCCGGGACTGGCCGCCGCCACGTACCGCATCCTGCCCAGCGGCCGGACGGAACAGCCCGCCACCGGGTCGGGCGACGAGGTCACCGCCGCCATCACCGTCCCCTCGCGCAGCAGGGCGGCGGTGTGGTCCTCGTCCTCGCGGCGGAGTTCGAAGCCGAGCCGCAGTTCGCGCGGTACGCGGGTGAGCGCGGGCAGGAACCAGGTGGCGAGCGAGTCGGCGTTCACCGCGATCGACAGCCGCGTCGGCTCTCCGGACTCGCTCATGCCGAGCTCGGCCCGGGCGTCGCGCTCCAGGCGGGCCAGTCTGCGCGCGAACCGCACGACGATCTCGCCGGACTCGGTCGGGCGCACCGGTTTCGTCCGCATCAGGAGGACGCGTCCGGTGCGGTGTTCGAGCGCCTTGACGCGCTGGCTGACGGCCGAGGGCGTCACGTGCAGGGCGGCGGCCGCCGCGTCGAAGGTGCCCTCGTCGACCACCGCCAGCAGGGTGCGGACCTGGTCGAGGGGGAGTTCCGCCATCACGGGTGCATCACGAACGCTAATGATACGTAAGAATCTTTAGCTGTACTCTTGACGACCGTCTTCCTACCGTCGTGACCATGACCCACGCCCTGACCGCCGCGGCCGCCGGGTTCGGCACCGGCCTCTCGCTCATCGTCGCCATCGGCGCCCAGAACGCCTTCGTGCTGCGCCAGGGCATCCGCCGCGAGGCGGTGTTCGCGGTGGTGGGCATCTGCGCGGTGTCCGACGCGGCGCTCATCACGCTCGGGGTGGGCGGCGTCGGCGCTCTGGTCGTGGCCCGGCCGGAGGCGCTCACGGTCGTCGGACTGATCGGCGGCGGATTCCTCCTGGTCTACGGCGCCCTGGCCGCCAGACGTGTGCTGCGTCCCTCGGCACTGGAGGCGGCGGGCGGTGTCACGGGCTCCCGGCGGCGGACCGTGCTGACCTGCCTGGCCATGACCTGGCTCAACCCGCACGTCTACCTCGACACCGTCTTCCTGCTCGGCTCCCTCGCGGCCGACCGCGGCGCGCTCCGCTGGACCTTCGGACTCGGGGCGGCGCTGGCGAGCCTGTGCTGGTTCGCCGCGCTCGGCTTCGGGGCCAGGCTGCTCGGCCGCTTCCTGGCCCGGCCCTCGTCGTGGCGGGTGCTGGACGCGCTGGTCGCCGCGACGATGATCGGCATGGGGACCCTGCTGATCGCCGGTGCCTGACCGGGTACGCCCCGCGCGCCGGAGCGGATCCTCGGTCCCGTGCGCGGCTGCCGGTCGGTACCCGTGGGGATTCGGCTCGCTCCTCGTCGGCGATAGTGAACCCTGACACCGAAAGATGTATCGAGCAGCCAGGACGGTCGTGGACACGAGCAAGAGCAGTACGGACGACACGGAGGACGCACCGGCACCCAGGGACGAGGTGTCCGGGGCGGAGGGCCCCGGGCAGCCGGAACGCGTCGGCTGGCGCCGCTGGACGATGGACACCCGGCCACTGCGGCGGCCGGCGTACCGCAGGCTCTGGTCGTCCACCATCGTCACCTCGGTGGGCAGTCAGCTCACCGCCGTCGCGGTACCCAAGCAGATCTACGACATCACCGGGTCCTCCGCGTGGGTCGGCTACGCGAGCCTCGCCGGTCTGCTGCCGCTGGTGGTCTTCGCGCTCTGGGGCGGTGCCGTCGCCGACAGCATGGACCGGCGCAAACTGCTCCTGATCACCAACATCGGGATAGCCGTCACCTCGCTGCTTTTCTGGATACAGGCCGTCACCGGACTCGACTCCGTCCTGGTCCTGATGGTCCTGCTCGCCCTCCAGCAGGCCTTCTTCGGCCTCAACGCGCCGGCCCGTAACGCGTCGATCGCCCGGCTGGTCCCCGAGGGCGAGCTTCCCGCGGCGAACGCGCTCGGCTCGACCGTCATGCAGACGGGCCTGGTGGCGGGCCCCCTTCTCGCCGGTGCCCTGATCCCGGTGATCGGCCTGAGCGAGCTGTATCTGATCGACGCGCTGGCGCTGTGCGTCACGGTGTGGGCGGTCGTGCGGCTGCCCTCGCTGCCGCCGCTGACGGGCACGGTGGGCCGGCGCGCGGGCTGGCGCGAGGTGGTCGCAGGGTTCCGCTACATCGCCCTGCACAAGGTGCTGTTGCTGTCCTTCCTCGCCGACATCATCGCCATGGTCTTCGGCATGCCCAGGGCGCTGTTCCCGCAGCTCGCCGCGGAGACGTTCGCGCCCTACGGCGAGGGTCTCGCCCTCGGCCTGCTGTTCGCGGCGATCCCGATCGGCGCGGTGGTCGGCGGGCTGATGTCGGGCACGTTCTCGCGCGCGCGCCGCCACGGGCTGATGGTGATCGCCGCGGTCCTGGCCTGGGGCGCGGCGATCATCGGGTTCGGCCTCAGCGGCAGCCTGTGGGTGGCCGTGGCGTTCCTTGCCGCCGCCGGAGTCGCCGACATGGTCTCCATGGTCTTCCGCGGGGCGATCCTGCTCTCGGCGGCCACCGACGAGATGCGCGGCCGGATGCAGGGAGTGTTCACCGTGGTGGTCGCGGGCGGCCCGCGCCTCGCCGACGTCCTGCACGGAACGGCCGGTTCGCTCCTGGGGGCCCGCACGGCCGTCGCGGGCGGCGGTCTGCTGGTGGTCGTCGCCACCCTGGGCCTGGCCGCCGCGACGCCGGCACTGCGGAGGTACACGGCCTGACCGGCCGGTGCACCAGGATGCCCCGGCCGGCGGTCTCCCGGCCGGGGTCCGCCGCCGTGGATCCCCGGCCTCCCCGTCGATCTGCCGGCCTACCGTCGCCGGGGGGCACGGTTTCCGGGCGACCGTCGCGGCGCGGCGCACCGCCTCACGACCACGCGTAGGCGCCCCGCGGTGGACACCGCGCCGAGCCGGATCGGCCCGGCGCGGAACCAGGTCAGCCCCGTGTCGCCTGGTCCATCAGTTCCTGCAGATGAAGCCCTCGGCGGGCGTCCAGCTCGCCGGACACCCCCGTCCGTACGGCCGTCGCGAACTCCCGGCGCAGCACCGGCCAGAGTTCCTCGTCGTCGCGTCCGGCGGTGTCGAACACCAGCGGCGGCTGCGGCCCGAAGAGCTCGATCCGGGTGCTGCCGGGTTCCAGGGCCACCGATCCCGACAACGAGGCCTGGCTGACGACCCCGTTCTCGTGCTCGCAGGTCAGCTCGATCCACCGGCGGGGGTCACCGGTGCCGCGGACCCGGACGATCGTGCCGACGGCCGCGTCCAGCAGGTCCAGCAGATGGGGACCCAGGTCGAGCAGGGCGCCGTGCTCCAGCCGCCAGGACGTGGCGAACTCGCCGCCCAGGAACGCTCCGTGCAGCAGACACGAACGGGCGCCGGTGACCTCCGTCGCCCGCGCCGCGCGCAGGAACTCCCGGGTCGCCGGGTGGTAGCGGTTGCTCAGGACGAGCTGTGAGACGACGCCCGTCTCGGCGACGGCGTCGGCCACCCGCCGGGCCGACGCCAGGTCCACCCCGAGCGGCTTCTCCAGCAGCAGGGCCTTGCCCGCCTTCGCGGCCAGGGGCGCGAGCTCCGCCTGCACGGCGGGCGGAACCGCGAACGCGACCGCCTCACAGCCGTCGAGGAGCTCCTCGAAACGGGCGACCGTGTCGGCCCCGTAGGGCGACGCCGTCTCGCGGGCGGCCTCGGGACGTCGCGCCCACACCGCCGTCAGCCGCGTCTCGGGCCCGGCGGCGAGGACACGGGCGTGGACGGCCCGGGCCCAGGGGCCGGCACCGACCAGACCGACCCTGACCGGTTCATGGGGCCACGGAAGCGAGGTGCCGGTTGCTGTCGCGGTCACGGTGGTTCTCCTTCGGCTGGTGCCCGGCGTCGGGTGGGGAAACTCCATCACGGAGCACACCGTCACGACCAGGGGGAACGGTCGTCGAGTTGAGGGTGGGGCGCCCGCGGGCCGAGCCGGGGACCGGCGCCGTCCCGCTCGTCCACACCTTCTTGACCCGCCCTTTCCCGAAATACCTCTGACACAGAGCTATTCTCGGTGTGTGGAACCGGAGACCTTTCCCGAGGCGCTCGCCGACACCCTGGCCGGGGTGCAGCGGCTGATCCGCCGACGGCTGCGCGGTGGCATGACGGCCCCGCGGCTGCGCGGCGCCGAGGTCGACCTGCTGCGCCTGGTCATGGCACGGCCGGGAATCGGCGTGTCCGAGGCCGCCAAGGAGCTCTATCTGGCGGGCAATTCGGTCTCGACGCTGGTCAACCAGCTGGCGCGGGACGGCTATCTGGTCCGGGAGACGGACCCGGCCGACCGGCGCGCCGCTCGGCTCATGCCCACACCGGCAGCGGAGGCGCGGCTGCGTGACTGGCGGCAGCGGCGGGCGGCCCTCGTACGGAACCAGGTCGTCCGCCTCGACGAAGCCGACCGCGCGGCCCTGGAGGCCGCACTGCCCGCCCTGCGCAGACTGGCCGCGAACCTGCACGAGGAGGCCGAGGAGACATGACGCGCCACACGACCGGAGAGAAGGAACCCGGGAACGGCGGAGAGACGAACGCCGGGGGAGCGGACACCGGGCCCGCCCCGGTGGCGTCCGCCACCCCGGGGACGCGGGACGTCGTGAGGGAGACCCCGGACAGCGCAGGCAGCCCGGACGCCTCCCGGCCGGACGCCGCGCACGCGTCCCGCACGGACGCCGTGGCCTGCGCGGGGCTCACCTACACCTTCGGTGACACGACCG
This region includes:
- a CDS encoding LysE/ArgO family amino acid transporter produces the protein MTHALTAAAAGFGTGLSLIVAIGAQNAFVLRQGIRREAVFAVVGICAVSDAALITLGVGGVGALVVARPEALTVVGLIGGGFLLVYGALAARRVLRPSALEAAGGVTGSRRRTVLTCLAMTWLNPHVYLDTVFLLGSLAADRGALRWTFGLGAALASLCWFAALGFGARLLGRFLARPSSWRVLDALVAATMIGMGTLLIAGA
- a CDS encoding Gfo/Idh/MocA family protein, translated to MTATATGTSLPWPHEPVRVGLVGAGPWARAVHARVLAAGPETRLTAVWARRPEAARETASPYGADTVARFEELLDGCEAVAFAVPPAVQAELAPLAAKAGKALLLEKPLGVDLASARRVADAVAETGVVSQLVLSNRYHPATREFLRAARATEVTGARSCLLHGAFLGGEFATSWRLEHGALLDLGPHLLDLLDAAVGTIVRVRGTGDPRRWIELTCEHENGVVSQASLSGSVALEPGSTRIELFGPQPPLVFDTAGRDDEELWPVLRREFATAVRTGVSGELDARRGLHLQELMDQATRG
- a CDS encoding MFS transporter, coding for MYRAARTVVDTSKSSTDDTEDAPAPRDEVSGAEGPGQPERVGWRRWTMDTRPLRRPAYRRLWSSTIVTSVGSQLTAVAVPKQIYDITGSSAWVGYASLAGLLPLVVFALWGGAVADSMDRRKLLLITNIGIAVTSLLFWIQAVTGLDSVLVLMVLLALQQAFFGLNAPARNASIARLVPEGELPAANALGSTVMQTGLVAGPLLAGALIPVIGLSELYLIDALALCVTVWAVVRLPSLPPLTGTVGRRAGWREVVAGFRYIALHKVLLLSFLADIIAMVFGMPRALFPQLAAETFAPYGEGLALGLLFAAIPIGAVVGGLMSGTFSRARRHGLMVIAAVLAWGAAIIGFGLSGSLWVAVAFLAAAGVADMVSMVFRGAILLSAATDEMRGRMQGVFTVVVAGGPRLADVLHGTAGSLLGARTAVAGGGLLVVVATLGLAAATPALRRYTA
- a CDS encoding LysR family transcriptional regulator ArgP; the protein is MAELPLDQVRTLLAVVDEGTFDAAAAALHVTPSAVSQRVKALEHRTGRVLLMRTKPVRPTESGEIVVRFARRLARLERDARAELGMSESGEPTRLSIAVNADSLATWFLPALTRVPRELRLGFELRREDEDHTAALLREGTVMAAVTSSPDPVAGCSVRPLGRMRYVAAASPGFAGHRLGARTGKAVPEHTGTGTAEADTALRELLAEAPVVVFDRNDDFQDDFAARLLGGRGASPLRHSVPTSEGFVEAVAAGLGWGMVPEAQAGPLLRAGRLVGLAPDVPVDVPLYWQQWKLDFPALAVVAEAVASAAAEALRPAPGS
- a CDS encoding MarR family winged helix-turn-helix transcriptional regulator, with product MEPETFPEALADTLAGVQRLIRRRLRGGMTAPRLRGAEVDLLRLVMARPGIGVSEAAKELYLAGNSVSTLVNQLARDGYLVRETDPADRRAARLMPTPAAEARLRDWRQRRAALVRNQVVRLDEADRAALEAALPALRRLAANLHEEAEET